From Topomyia yanbarensis strain Yona2022 chromosome 1, ASM3024719v1, whole genome shotgun sequence, one genomic window encodes:
- the LOC131677907 gene encoding uncharacterized protein LOC131677907 isoform X1: protein MTSTENTSNKAADNGKKLNVGNLPADVTEKELKDHFKEFTVENVEICHYLQYTIALLLFKDKDTATKALKAMEGSMFRNRRLRMHIEYIAIWNIKKNVFVHVVDTDTTEEQVYDRFKDITEVTGVLVFHPLAYVSCKTQEQKEDAIAQINAEKVSVYDLTGHDQNHHIEIWRAAKLFFRNLTRVSLINLPESWVTNQEELKKAVEGSGTLIEVKVINNSHGAVAQLFYENEETARNAALSLNQQIFEGKRVHALHVTAALIPNYKTSVYLTSLDKSVSEETIYDHFEQFGEIEFVSRRKCADEHAIICFKNENSVEAALECKMLPVPKPDSTDTENRAICVKPYNGPLIIDLKPSHVKKLLEDGEESKMRPPPLPLAKLWPIYVSNLSYTADKRDMRDYFSSAGGHIKFIFSPNIPAYKTSQTSMVMAALIYYARREQATDAIKTFNGKHFQNRCLHVFPGRKDTYFNPETSVRLVRLTIGVSEEKLFEKFRKFGFIECVVKRNRNTALIEFRDKEVCDKVLQLPDNEKPVRCGIEPLTTKVNRKIFKENDEKISLAMQEIIDKNPAVLENVQSNRFSGPPPLKRGRFNGPDQMFGSRNDFGLNSGNNDFSNPQVIQDLLRLAFISGKNLGEGLASGNSNPFNNADSTLSNLNLSNGFNGRSFGGGSSNGNYGNNSGNRNFSGNQTNARNNFGGQTQNNRNNNSGGNFGGQKRFDGSQNQQQNRNNQNRQSGGNPNRRF, encoded by the exons ACAATGGTAAGAAATTGAATGTCGGCAACTTGCCAGCTGATGTAACAGAGAAGGAACTAAAGGACCACTTCAAGGAATTCACTGTGGAAAATGTGGAGATTTGTCACTATCTACAGTATACTATAGCCCTATTGCTTTTCAAGGATAAGGATACGGCAACAAAAGCGCTCAAAGCGATGGAGGGGTCAATGTTTCGCAACCGACGTCTTCGGATGCATATTGAGTATATTGCTATCTGgaacataaaaaaaaatgttttcgtgCACGTGGTTGACACAGATACCACCGAAGAACAAGTTTATGATAGGTTCAAGGATATTACCGAGGTGACCGGTGTTTTAGTATTCCATCCTCTGGCCTACGTTTCCTGTAAAACACAGGAACAGAAAGAGGACGCCATTGCACAGATCAACGCCGAAAAAGTTTCTGTTTATGATCTTACGGGTCACGATCAAA ACCATCACATTGAAATATGGCGAGCAGCCAAATTGTTTTTCCGCAACTTGACCCGTGTATCATTGATCAATTTACCCGAAAGCTGGGTTACAAACCAAGAGGAACTTAAAAAAGCTGTGGAAGGAAGCGGAACCCTAATAGAAGTGAAAGTTATCAACAATAGCCATGGAGCTGTAGCTCAGCTTTTCTATGAAAATGAAGAAACGGCCAGAAATGCAGCTTTGTCACTCAATCAACAAATATTCGAAGGCAAGCGCGTCCACGCTCTCCACGTTACTGCTGCTCTTATTCCGAACTACAAAACGAGTGTGTACCTTACTTCATTGGATAAAA GCGTTTCCGAGGAAACTATTTATGACCATTTTGAGCAATTTGGCGAAATAGAGTTTGTCAGTCGACGCAAGTGCGCCGATGAGCACGCAATTATctgcttcaaaaatgaaaattctgtCGAGGCAGCTTTGGAGTGTAAGATGCTTCCCGTACCCAAACCAGATAGCACAGACACAGAGAATAGAGCTATTTGTGTAAAGCCGTACAACGGCCCATTGA TTATTGATTTAAAGCCATCTCACGTCAAGAAGCTATTGGAGGATGGCGAAGAATCCAAGATGCGTCCCCCACCACTACCATTGGCAAAACTCTGGCCAATATATGTTTCGAATCTTTCATATACCGCTGATAAGCGCGATATGAGAGATTATTTCTCTAGCGCCGGTGGAcacatcaaatttattttctcacCAAATATTCCAGCGTATAAAACTAGCCAAACGTCAATGGTGATGGCCGCATTAATTTATTATGCGCGTCGTGAACAAGCCActgatgcaattaaaactttcaatggAAAGCACTTCCAAAATCGCTGTCTTCATGTTTTCCCAGGACGCAAAGACACATATTTCAATCCGGAAACATCAGTGAGATTAGTACGTCTGACTATTG GAGTCAGTGAGGAGAAATTGTTTGAGAAATTTCGCAAGTTTGGATTTATTGAATGTGTAGTCAAGCGCAATCGGAACACCGCTCTCATTGAATTTCGTGACAAGGAAGTATGTGACAAAGTGCTTCAACTTCCCGATAACGAAAAACCAGTTCGCTGTGGCATCGAACCATTGACAACTAAAGTCAATCGCAAAATTTTCAAGGAGAACGATGAAAAAATATCACTAGCCATGCAGGAAATTATTGACAAGAATCCAGCAGTACTGGAAAACGTGCAATCTAATAGATTCAGCGGACCACCACCACTGAAGCGCGGACGATTCAATGGACCAGATCAAA tgTTCGGCAGCCGTAATGATTTTGGCCTGAATAGTGGCAACAACGACTTCAGCAACCCGCAAGTTATTCAAGATCTTTTACGTTTGGCATTTATCTCTGGAAAAAATCTCGGTGAAGGTCTAGCTAGTGGTAACAGCAACCCGTTTAATAATGCAGACTCTACCCTATCAAATCTAAACCTGTCGAATGGATTCAATGGCCGTAGCTTTGGTGGTGGTTCCAGTAATGGCAACTATGGAAACAACTCTGGTAACCGCAACTTCAGTGGTAATCAAACTAACGCTCGTAATAATTTTGGAGGTCAGACCCAGAACAATCGAAACAATAACAGCGGTGGAAACTTTGGCGGTCAGAAGCGGTTTGACGGATCTCAAAACCAACAACAAAACCGAAATAACCAAAATCGTCAAAGTGGTGGAAACCCAAACAGACGCTTCTAA
- the LOC131677907 gene encoding uncharacterized protein LOC131677907 isoform X2, which translates to MEGSMFRNRRLRMHIEYIAIWNIKKNVFVHVVDTDTTEEQVYDRFKDITEVTGVLVFHPLAYVSCKTQEQKEDAIAQINAEKVSVYDLTGHDQNHHIEIWRAAKLFFRNLTRVSLINLPESWVTNQEELKKAVEGSGTLIEVKVINNSHGAVAQLFYENEETARNAALSLNQQIFEGKRVHALHVTAALIPNYKTSVYLTSLDKSVSEETIYDHFEQFGEIEFVSRRKCADEHAIICFKNENSVEAALECKMLPVPKPDSTDTENRAICVKPYNGPLIIDLKPSHVKKLLEDGEESKMRPPPLPLAKLWPIYVSNLSYTADKRDMRDYFSSAGGHIKFIFSPNIPAYKTSQTSMVMAALIYYARREQATDAIKTFNGKHFQNRCLHVFPGRKDTYFNPETSVRLVRLTIGVSEEKLFEKFRKFGFIECVVKRNRNTALIEFRDKEVCDKVLQLPDNEKPVRCGIEPLTTKVNRKIFKENDEKISLAMQEIIDKNPAVLENVQSNRFSGPPPLKRGRFNGPDQMFGSRNDFGLNSGNNDFSNPQVIQDLLRLAFISGKNLGEGLASGNSNPFNNADSTLSNLNLSNGFNGRSFGGGSSNGNYGNNSGNRNFSGNQTNARNNFGGQTQNNRNNNSGGNFGGQKRFDGSQNQQQNRNNQNRQSGGNPNRRF; encoded by the exons ATGGAGGGGTCAATGTTTCGCAACCGACGTCTTCGGATGCATATTGAGTATATTGCTATCTGgaacataaaaaaaaatgttttcgtgCACGTGGTTGACACAGATACCACCGAAGAACAAGTTTATGATAGGTTCAAGGATATTACCGAGGTGACCGGTGTTTTAGTATTCCATCCTCTGGCCTACGTTTCCTGTAAAACACAGGAACAGAAAGAGGACGCCATTGCACAGATCAACGCCGAAAAAGTTTCTGTTTATGATCTTACGGGTCACGATCAAA ACCATCACATTGAAATATGGCGAGCAGCCAAATTGTTTTTCCGCAACTTGACCCGTGTATCATTGATCAATTTACCCGAAAGCTGGGTTACAAACCAAGAGGAACTTAAAAAAGCTGTGGAAGGAAGCGGAACCCTAATAGAAGTGAAAGTTATCAACAATAGCCATGGAGCTGTAGCTCAGCTTTTCTATGAAAATGAAGAAACGGCCAGAAATGCAGCTTTGTCACTCAATCAACAAATATTCGAAGGCAAGCGCGTCCACGCTCTCCACGTTACTGCTGCTCTTATTCCGAACTACAAAACGAGTGTGTACCTTACTTCATTGGATAAAA GCGTTTCCGAGGAAACTATTTATGACCATTTTGAGCAATTTGGCGAAATAGAGTTTGTCAGTCGACGCAAGTGCGCCGATGAGCACGCAATTATctgcttcaaaaatgaaaattctgtCGAGGCAGCTTTGGAGTGTAAGATGCTTCCCGTACCCAAACCAGATAGCACAGACACAGAGAATAGAGCTATTTGTGTAAAGCCGTACAACGGCCCATTGA TTATTGATTTAAAGCCATCTCACGTCAAGAAGCTATTGGAGGATGGCGAAGAATCCAAGATGCGTCCCCCACCACTACCATTGGCAAAACTCTGGCCAATATATGTTTCGAATCTTTCATATACCGCTGATAAGCGCGATATGAGAGATTATTTCTCTAGCGCCGGTGGAcacatcaaatttattttctcacCAAATATTCCAGCGTATAAAACTAGCCAAACGTCAATGGTGATGGCCGCATTAATTTATTATGCGCGTCGTGAACAAGCCActgatgcaattaaaactttcaatggAAAGCACTTCCAAAATCGCTGTCTTCATGTTTTCCCAGGACGCAAAGACACATATTTCAATCCGGAAACATCAGTGAGATTAGTACGTCTGACTATTG GAGTCAGTGAGGAGAAATTGTTTGAGAAATTTCGCAAGTTTGGATTTATTGAATGTGTAGTCAAGCGCAATCGGAACACCGCTCTCATTGAATTTCGTGACAAGGAAGTATGTGACAAAGTGCTTCAACTTCCCGATAACGAAAAACCAGTTCGCTGTGGCATCGAACCATTGACAACTAAAGTCAATCGCAAAATTTTCAAGGAGAACGATGAAAAAATATCACTAGCCATGCAGGAAATTATTGACAAGAATCCAGCAGTACTGGAAAACGTGCAATCTAATAGATTCAGCGGACCACCACCACTGAAGCGCGGACGATTCAATGGACCAGATCAAA tgTTCGGCAGCCGTAATGATTTTGGCCTGAATAGTGGCAACAACGACTTCAGCAACCCGCAAGTTATTCAAGATCTTTTACGTTTGGCATTTATCTCTGGAAAAAATCTCGGTGAAGGTCTAGCTAGTGGTAACAGCAACCCGTTTAATAATGCAGACTCTACCCTATCAAATCTAAACCTGTCGAATGGATTCAATGGCCGTAGCTTTGGTGGTGGTTCCAGTAATGGCAACTATGGAAACAACTCTGGTAACCGCAACTTCAGTGGTAATCAAACTAACGCTCGTAATAATTTTGGAGGTCAGACCCAGAACAATCGAAACAATAACAGCGGTGGAAACTTTGGCGGTCAGAAGCGGTTTGACGGATCTCAAAACCAACAACAAAACCGAAATAACCAAAATCGTCAAAGTGGTGGAAACCCAAACAGACGCTTCTAA